The bacterium genome window below encodes:
- a CDS encoding LptF/LptG family permease, with the protein MILWRYILRAHIGPFFFSNAIIIFLFLLQFLMKRAGDLVGKGLSVWVILELISLNLAWMLVLSVPMSVLVASLMAFGKLSADNEITIMRASGMSLYRMVAPVILATMVVTGSLIWFNNSVLPDANVRLQTLMTDIIRIKPTLSLQAGVFTSEHDLPNYRILVRRTFENSNDLEGVTIYDLSDPENSIVVTARHGTVNFSPDYSSVIMDLRDGEIHQLDNKTMKKYRKLRFKRHRVNMPASGFGFTRSDASRTRRDDRTMSAGMMQAIVDSIDTLRSGKIETMELRLTDQLRAYIAGTPKYYSAAPTFIPKLPEQELPPGRRSQLAAGRSTLANKTVHAGEAGKRFDARPDSADSFARDPSAGWTEKLARTKRASQSDRAASSDRAAPSDRAAPSDRAARVDSAAWADSLALADSVALARREEAKADSVNAAFRALTDARQLQAKALAEFSGVEFDEKQIDRYLVEIYKKYSIPVACLVFVLIGAPLGMMARRGGFGMGAGLSLGFFLFYWACLIGGEKLADRGELSPFMGMWIANMILGVMGILLTIRSAKEARVIDWSIFTRFIPKSLRGGDTAGTNPHES; encoded by the coding sequence ATGATTCTCTGGCGATACATACTGCGCGCGCATATCGGACCGTTCTTCTTCTCGAACGCGATCATCATTTTCCTTTTCCTCCTGCAGTTCCTCATGAAACGTGCGGGCGACCTGGTGGGGAAGGGACTGAGCGTGTGGGTTATCCTCGAACTGATTTCCCTCAATCTCGCGTGGATGCTGGTGCTGAGCGTGCCGATGTCCGTTCTCGTCGCCTCGCTTATGGCCTTCGGAAAACTTTCAGCGGACAATGAGATCACCATCATGCGTGCGAGCGGCATGAGCCTGTACCGCATGGTCGCGCCCGTGATTCTCGCGACGATGGTGGTGACGGGCTCGCTGATATGGTTCAACAACTCGGTGCTGCCCGACGCCAACGTGCGGCTGCAGACACTGATGACGGACATCATCCGCATCAAGCCCACGCTGTCACTGCAGGCCGGCGTATTCACTTCCGAACATGACCTGCCGAATTACCGCATCCTCGTGCGGCGCACGTTCGAGAACAGCAACGACCTCGAAGGCGTGACCATCTACGATCTCAGCGATCCGGAAAACAGCATCGTCGTGACGGCCAGGCATGGCACCGTGAATTTCTCGCCGGATTACAGCAGCGTGATCATGGATCTGCGCGACGGCGAAATTCATCAGCTCGACAACAAGACCATGAAGAAATACCGCAAGCTGCGCTTCAAACGGCATCGTGTGAACATGCCCGCCAGCGGCTTCGGCTTTACCCGCAGCGATGCGTCCCGCACCCGGCGCGACGACCGTACGATGAGCGCGGGCATGATGCAGGCCATTGTCGATTCCATCGACACGCTGCGCAGCGGCAAGATCGAAACCATGGAGCTGCGGCTCACCGATCAGCTGCGCGCCTACATTGCCGGCACACCGAAGTATTATTCCGCAGCCCCCACCTTCATCCCGAAGCTCCCCGAGCAGGAGCTGCCTCCCGGTCGGCGCAGTCAGCTTGCTGCGGGACGCAGCACGCTTGCGAATAAGACAGTGCATGCCGGTGAAGCGGGAAAACGTTTTGACGCCCGGCCGGACAGCGCAGATTCTTTTGCCCGGGATCCTTCCGCGGGTTGGACGGAAAAACTGGCCCGTACGAAACGCGCCTCGCAGTCAGATCGCGCTGCTTCCTCAGATCGCGCTGCTCCGTCTGATCGCGCTGCGCCTTCCGATCGCGCTGCCCGGGTGGACAGTGCGGCGTGGGCCGACAGTCTGGCACTGGCAGACAGTGTGGCGCTGGCAAGGCGGGAGGAGGCGAAGGCGGATTCGGTCAATGCGGCATTCCGCGCACTGACGGATGCGCGGCAGCTGCAGGCCAAGGCCCTGGCGGAATTTTCCGGGGTGGAATTCGACGAGAAGCAGATCGACCGGTATCTCGTGGAGATTTACAAGAAATATTCCATTCCCGTCGCCTGTCTGGTGTTCGTGCTCATCGGCGCGCCGCTGGGCATGATGGCGCGGCGTGGAGGATTCGGGATGGGCGCCGGACTCAGTCTCGGCTTCTTCCTTTTCTACTGGGCCTGTCTGATCGGAGGAGAGAAGCTCGCCGACCGCGGTGAGCTGTCGCCTTTCATGGGCATGTGGATCGCGAATATGATACTCGGTGTCATGGGCATACTGCTGACCATCCGCAGCGCAAAAGAAGCGCGGGTGATCGACTGGTCCATCTTCACCCGATTTATCCCCAAAAGCCTGCGCGGCGGCGACACCGCCGGCACCAATCCGCACGAGAGCTGA
- a CDS encoding 6-carboxytetrahydropterin synthase, which produces MTPRTLKIAREFHWEMGHRLPFHTSGCANIHGHSYRMMVEIEGSCDENGMMMDYGEMKRLVAPLVDRFDHCFLCDEGDELMKSFLAGTPFKHVIVPFTTTAENLVFHFLDELWNVFQPFRQVTGLRLRLQETEISYAEASRTREG; this is translated from the coding sequence ATGACACCACGGACTCTCAAGATTGCGCGTGAATTTCACTGGGAAATGGGGCATCGCCTGCCCTTTCACACCAGCGGCTGCGCCAACATTCACGGGCACTCCTATCGCATGATGGTTGAAATCGAAGGCAGCTGTGACGAAAACGGCATGATGATGGATTACGGGGAGATGAAACGTCTCGTCGCGCCGCTTGTCGATCGCTTCGATCACTGCTTTCTCTGCGACGAAGGCGATGAACTGATGAAGTCCTTTCTCGCCGGCACCCCCTTCAAACACGTCATCGTTCCCTTCACCACGACGGCGGAAAACCTCGTTTTCCACTTCCTGGATGAACTCTGGAACGTCTTTCAGCCTTTCCGGCAAGTAACCGGCCTGCGCCTGCGGCTGCAGGAAACGGAAATATCCTATGCGGAGGCGTCACGCACCCGCGAAGGCTAA
- the sprA gene encoding cell surface protein SprA has product MLFQARSILRLFAISAFSFLLFLGASVGPAYPVDIITIEAAMEWDAWVQAGYGTEMNRPGRPSQVPHAVMARYLALPGALRAEMAGHEYAETAYSQQDNYAETAYPQRDDYAETAYARGMDATVRREDALRREDALQPAEEAQDEEKSFDLMQLFDRDEAAGSDGAMDDFMTELRLRSFASALAAEMDSLDIPPMDSTNRAKFLPQRPRPSPVANPFPSRTSPLYATPTGGIRRIITIDSTKDEVLIREVINGHDVRVPIRMSLQDYIQGRYNWERERRTARKASEYSTEKGDALQNLLKNITEIDIPVSPNPLMSIFGDRSRISVRINGTIDINAGFKIENSDQQSVYLQPTQFSPNFKQRVQINVNGLVGDKLSIQADWSTERTFDYENQLKIKYTGYEDEIVQSVEAGNVSLQTPSTLVQGSGALFGIKAEFKAGPFRLSAIASQKKGESARKSLNGGSEEQEFERHAYEYSDNYYFIDLRYRDPSTLSGDVSPYEAYYNHRVVFPGSKSPVVVRPDLFIKKIEVWISRPQSSGGVTDPDERLAVAFIDTVRLGSYTASDALPAWDGLLDPNNAPISESGKIEAGLFKRLEETKDYEIDKTTGILRLKQSLQDDQVVAVAYRVQNREDGPEDDLFYGTFAGDDRLQTYTGDNGELLQSRMILKLVKPKNLGPSFKAAWKHKLRSVYSLNTRNLTPQDIANFKIVYRNGGAPDEPSLPGTDANLIRLFGLDWTSADGSDNADQKIDFSALTINQAYGEIIFPTLEPWGEGMLTNYQAIFPGADPSVIQQYRFDAVYEQTKTQARLSSQDKIIIAGRTRGGGSSTFNLGFNVVEGSVRVLYNGSPLTPGVDYTVDYQVGSVRITKEEALLPDAKVEIEYEKQDLFTFASKTLMGARGELELGRDSYAGFTYMSLSQKTLSDKVRIGEEPISNDMFGIDAKTQLDMPVITDALNTLPFITTKEKSSLMLQGEAAVVMPQGSNKTSSIPSDGGAGIAYLDDFEGSRIFIPLQTAYTVWKLASPPVSLPGMGADSARIMQEHRAQLSWYNIPISVSSDRIVSVKDIWPEKSVAREDQRVTVLDLDYRPAEIGMYNYVEPDATTGGMPSQARSNWAGIMRLLPVNATNLVDGNFNYIELWMKVENTTSGKMVIDLGKISEDVIPNGEMNSEDEVLPNSIRNGIVNPGEDVGLDMLTDAEEIAQHGRESGDNYGYDPGTWRTFNGTQGNYDGDDPAGVSPDTEDLNNNANLDLANDYFRYVIDLDTTTFASGHDYVVGGGSKGWYQFRIPLTEPDESVGTPSLDNVEYMRVFLTDAPAPAPETAVNVRIAEFNFVGNQWYERLRNDPMFAVSVVNVEDNPGEYDVPPGVIRPRDRTRPDQEIYGNEQSLALNFTNMPPDTLKEAYRVFPGNGIDLFNYRKLKMYVHGDPNLANNESELVMRFGIDTANFYEYRTLLKPGWDADNEVDIDFAALTSIKSLLDTTDLEITVPVDPNDPTTVFRVKRSGRAAPDLVGVQFISVGVRNVSDNDITGSVWVNELRVIQPNTQNGYAYNASMNMRLADIADISASVSHSDPYFHGISERFSTSRAWTTNWNMTTTLNIDKAFPEDWKGTQMRVTYSHAENLSKPLLVPGEPDVEVEASVNALAQSMRDDGASQREIDEAVRNARIATQTLSIRDSWAIPTVKLKAPGESWLVQDIVNRLELSYNYTITRERSTILQSRRNWQWQARVGYGYDFGREAYIKPFEDLFDGIFLLDFYKDAKWYFLPSRFGAAAGLERSRIEEVERNPVRTLPYTRTFTHDRNANLAFTLSEESLLNLSGSYNVNMRTSLASLETQYLLDENGDRVYDQFSLPIVLQRQSSAIFNDIFFGRNGGLFFGLPTDYQQQFALQSRPVVPGFFGLDRYVDLTSSYQVSYTWAQNLQQQAQGRTAGYNATLNAQMNIKLKTLFEPLFEKSAGGAVSTPERKPTPGRRSSAKNWDKPEQPIPQEDQQAILREYKDKPMTELIQVLQEKYGPKAEELIARLEPMVEKEAELADLRNKSASQEDLERIVQLNEEVQNARREVMNLLTGNQSAEMASEGVEEIDSSPSDLSTIFREIAYYGLKVPFLDYDNIGITFNQTNRSQVAGVRGESGFSTFWGSVPFGNPPNADEGPSRLYQLGLISDPNPSSGRLAFKSAFPFIGIENYERGLRAPNPQGVYSDNYAQSNTFSIKTNRPLWEGARLDLNWDLRWSLNKNYQIQVDDAGRQTIASSEVTGTLERSYMAFPDFLMFSLFNTNMNAVNERYQALLNDLTDKRTDTEKLAVAFEEGFEALPWLRELLGSYFPRLNYGIRWDGLEKWSLLENLADRISLEHRYSSNFSQAYRHDQDNGRRQTETEKISYGFQPLLGVNMSFNQVWGGDLSVQTRWDKKGSFALNTGSSNIVEDKTDEFSLTAEFKKAGFEMPMFGLSLKNDIQFTLSFTLSKTASQVYSPENLTNGQPREGMTRTSIEPRVRYSISQRVQASIFYRYQRTSPDAEVGSRVPGSTTHEGGLEMRITIAGS; this is encoded by the coding sequence ATGCTCTTTCAGGCACGCTCCATCCTCCGGCTGTTCGCCATATCCGCTTTCTCCTTCCTGCTGTTTCTCGGGGCGAGTGTCGGACCGGCATACCCGGTCGACATCATCACGATTGAAGCGGCGATGGAATGGGATGCCTGGGTGCAGGCCGGCTACGGCACGGAAATGAACCGCCCGGGTCGTCCCTCGCAGGTACCCCATGCCGTCATGGCACGCTACCTGGCACTGCCGGGGGCGCTGCGCGCGGAAATGGCGGGACACGAATATGCAGAAACTGCATATTCGCAGCAGGATAATTATGCAGAAACTGCATATCCGCAGCGGGATGATTATGCAGAAACTGCATATGCACGAGGGATGGATGCAACCGTGCGCCGCGAAGATGCCCTGCGGCGTGAGGATGCATTGCAGCCCGCGGAAGAGGCGCAGGATGAAGAAAAATCCTTCGACCTGATGCAGCTCTTCGACAGGGATGAGGCGGCAGGCAGCGACGGGGCGATGGATGACTTCATGACGGAACTCCGTCTGCGTTCGTTCGCGAGTGCGCTCGCGGCGGAGATGGACAGCCTGGATATCCCGCCGATGGACAGCACGAACCGCGCGAAATTCCTGCCGCAGCGCCCGCGTCCTTCACCGGTGGCAAATCCCTTCCCCTCCCGCACATCGCCCCTCTACGCCACTCCCACCGGAGGCATCCGCCGCATCATCACCATCGATTCGACAAAGGATGAAGTCCTCATCCGTGAGGTGATCAATGGCCACGATGTACGTGTGCCGATACGCATGTCGCTGCAGGACTATATTCAGGGCCGCTACAACTGGGAGCGGGAGCGCCGCACGGCGCGCAAGGCGTCGGAGTACAGCACCGAGAAAGGCGATGCGCTGCAGAACCTGCTGAAGAACATCACGGAAATCGACATTCCCGTTTCGCCGAATCCGCTCATGAGCATTTTCGGTGACCGCAGCCGCATCAGCGTGCGCATCAACGGGACCATCGATATCAACGCCGGCTTCAAGATTGAGAACAGTGATCAGCAGTCCGTCTACCTGCAGCCCACGCAGTTTTCCCCGAACTTCAAACAGCGCGTGCAGATCAATGTCAACGGACTCGTGGGCGACAAGCTGAGTATTCAGGCCGACTGGAGCACCGAGCGCACGTTCGATTACGAGAATCAGCTGAAGATCAAGTACACGGGCTACGAAGACGAAATCGTGCAGTCGGTCGAGGCCGGAAACGTCTCACTGCAGACGCCCTCCACACTCGTGCAGGGAAGCGGCGCACTCTTCGGCATCAAGGCCGAGTTCAAGGCCGGACCCTTCCGCCTCTCCGCCATCGCCTCGCAGAAAAAGGGTGAATCCGCACGCAAGTCCCTCAACGGCGGTTCCGAAGAACAGGAATTCGAACGCCACGCCTACGAGTACTCCGACAATTATTACTTCATCGATCTGCGTTACCGTGATCCGTCAACCCTGTCTGGTGACGTTTCCCCATACGAAGCCTATTACAACCACCGCGTCGTCTTCCCTGGAAGCAAGTCACCGGTCGTTGTGCGCCCCGATCTCTTCATCAAGAAAATCGAAGTGTGGATATCGCGTCCGCAGAGCAGCGGCGGGGTGACCGATCCCGACGAGCGCCTGGCCGTCGCCTTCATCGACACTGTCAGGCTTGGTTCGTACACTGCAAGCGATGCCCTTCCAGCCTGGGATGGACTGCTTGACCCCAACAACGCGCCGATATCGGAATCGGGAAAGATCGAGGCGGGACTTTTCAAGCGGCTGGAAGAGACGAAGGACTATGAGATTGACAAAACCACCGGTATCCTGCGCCTGAAGCAGAGCCTGCAGGACGACCAGGTTGTCGCCGTCGCCTATCGCGTGCAGAACAGGGAGGACGGTCCGGAAGACGATCTCTTCTACGGAACCTTTGCCGGCGATGACAGGCTGCAGACGTATACCGGTGACAACGGCGAACTGCTGCAGTCGCGGATGATTCTCAAGCTGGTGAAGCCGAAAAACCTCGGTCCTTCATTCAAGGCTGCCTGGAAACACAAGCTCCGCAGCGTGTATTCCCTCAACACGCGTAACCTGACACCGCAGGATATCGCCAATTTCAAAATCGTGTACCGCAACGGCGGCGCGCCCGACGAACCGTCGCTGCCGGGGACGGATGCAAATCTCATTCGCCTGTTCGGACTTGATTGGACGAGTGCCGACGGATCTGATAACGCCGATCAGAAAATTGACTTTTCTGCCCTGACCATCAACCAGGCCTACGGTGAAATCATATTCCCGACGCTGGAACCCTGGGGCGAGGGCATGCTCACGAATTACCAGGCCATCTTCCCCGGTGCCGATCCCAGCGTTATCCAGCAATACCGTTTTGATGCGGTGTACGAGCAGACGAAAACGCAGGCCCGCCTCAGCTCGCAGGATAAGATCATCATCGCGGGTAGAACCCGCGGTGGCGGAAGTTCGACCTTCAATCTCGGCTTCAACGTCGTCGAGGGTTCGGTGCGCGTGCTGTACAACGGGTCACCGCTGACACCGGGAGTGGATTATACCGTCGACTACCAGGTCGGTTCAGTGCGCATCACGAAGGAAGAAGCACTGCTGCCCGACGCCAAGGTGGAAATCGAATACGAGAAGCAGGATCTGTTCACCTTCGCTTCGAAAACCCTCATGGGCGCGCGCGGTGAACTGGAACTGGGACGCGACTCGTACGCCGGTTTCACCTACATGAGCCTGAGTCAGAAAACGCTCAGCGACAAGGTGCGCATCGGCGAAGAACCGATCAGCAATGACATGTTCGGCATCGACGCGAAAACGCAGCTCGACATGCCCGTGATCACCGACGCACTCAATACCCTTCCATTCATTACCACGAAAGAAAAATCTTCGCTGATGCTGCAGGGCGAAGCTGCCGTGGTCATGCCGCAGGGAAGCAACAAAACCAGCAGCATTCCGTCCGACGGCGGCGCCGGCATCGCTTATCTGGACGACTTCGAAGGCTCGCGCATCTTCATTCCCCTGCAGACTGCCTACACCGTCTGGAAACTTGCGTCACCCCCGGTGAGTCTGCCCGGCATGGGTGCAGATTCAGCGAGGATCATGCAGGAGCACCGCGCACAGCTTTCCTGGTACAACATCCCCATCTCCGTATCATCCGACCGCATCGTGAGCGTGAAGGACATCTGGCCCGAAAAGAGCGTCGCCCGCGAGGATCAGCGCGTCACCGTGCTCGACCTCGACTATCGACCGGCCGAAATCGGTATGTACAATTACGTCGAGCCGGATGCAACCACCGGCGGCATGCCTTCACAGGCACGCAGCAACTGGGCCGGCATCATGCGCCTGCTGCCTGTGAATGCCACCAATCTCGTGGACGGCAACTTCAACTACATCGAGCTCTGGATGAAGGTGGAGAATACCACCTCGGGTAAAATGGTCATTGATCTCGGAAAAATCTCCGAGGACGTCATCCCGAACGGCGAGATGAATTCAGAGGATGAGGTGCTGCCCAATTCCATTCGCAACGGCATCGTGAATCCGGGCGAGGATGTCGGTCTCGACATGCTCACGGACGCTGAGGAAATTGCACAGCACGGCAGGGAAAGCGGCGACAACTACGGTTACGATCCCGGCACCTGGCGCACGTTCAATGGCACGCAGGGCAACTACGACGGAGACGATCCGGCCGGCGTTTCGCCCGACACCGAGGATCTCAACAACAACGCCAACCTCGACCTGGCCAACGACTATTTCCGCTATGTCATCGATCTCGATACGACGACGTTCGCCAGCGGCCACGACTACGTCGTCGGTGGCGGCAGCAAGGGCTGGTATCAGTTCCGCATCCCGCTGACTGAGCCTGATGAATCCGTCGGCACGCCCTCGCTCGACAATGTCGAATACATGCGCGTCTTCCTGACCGACGCCCCCGCGCCCGCTCCGGAAACCGCCGTCAACGTGCGCATCGCCGAGTTCAACTTCGTCGGCAATCAGTGGTACGAGCGTCTGCGCAACGATCCGATGTTCGCCGTGTCCGTTGTCAACGTCGAGGACAATCCGGGTGAGTATGACGTGCCGCCCGGTGTGATTCGTCCCCGCGACCGTACGCGTCCCGACCAGGAGATTTACGGCAACGAGCAATCGCTTGCACTCAATTTCACGAACATGCCGCCGGACACACTGAAGGAAGCGTACCGCGTCTTCCCCGGCAACGGCATCGACCTCTTCAACTACCGCAAACTGAAGATGTACGTGCATGGTGATCCGAACCTGGCCAACAACGAATCCGAGCTGGTCATGCGCTTCGGCATCGACACCGCCAATTTCTACGAGTACCGCACGCTGCTCAAGCCGGGCTGGGATGCTGACAACGAAGTGGATATTGATTTTGCCGCCCTGACCTCGATCAAGAGTCTGCTCGACACCACAGATCTCGAGATAACAGTGCCTGTCGACCCGAATGACCCAACAACGGTGTTCCGTGTCAAGCGCTCGGGACGCGCGGCGCCGGATCTCGTCGGCGTGCAGTTCATCAGCGTGGGTGTGCGCAATGTCAGTGACAATGATATTACCGGCAGCGTGTGGGTGAACGAGCTGCGTGTGATTCAGCCCAATACGCAGAACGGCTATGCCTACAACGCGTCAATGAATATGCGGCTGGCGGATATCGCCGACATCTCCGCGAGCGTCAGCCATTCCGATCCCTATTTCCACGGGATATCGGAGCGCTTCAGTACTTCACGCGCGTGGACAACGAACTGGAACATGACCACCACGCTGAATATCGACAAGGCGTTTCCGGAGGACTGGAAAGGGACGCAGATGCGCGTCACCTATTCGCATGCGGAAAATCTGAGCAAGCCGCTGCTCGTGCCCGGCGAACCGGATGTCGAGGTCGAGGCCTCGGTGAATGCGCTGGCGCAGAGCATGCGCGACGACGGCGCCTCGCAGCGCGAGATTGATGAGGCCGTGCGCAATGCGCGCATCGCGACACAGACGCTGAGCATTCGCGACAGCTGGGCCATCCCGACCGTGAAACTCAAGGCGCCGGGTGAAAGCTGGCTGGTGCAGGACATTGTCAACCGCCTCGAACTGAGTTACAATTACACCATCACGCGCGAGCGCTCCACCATTCTGCAGTCGCGCCGCAACTGGCAGTGGCAGGCCCGCGTGGGATATGGCTATGACTTCGGCAGGGAAGCCTATATCAAACCGTTTGAGGATCTTTTCGACGGCATCTTCCTGCTCGATTTTTACAAGGATGCGAAATGGTATTTCCTGCCCTCGCGTTTTGGCGCCGCTGCCGGACTCGAGCGTTCCCGCATCGAAGAAGTGGAGCGCAATCCCGTGCGCACGCTTCCCTACACGCGAACGTTCACGCATGACCGGAACGCCAACCTCGCCTTCACGCTGTCGGAAGAATCCCTGCTCAACCTGAGCGGAAGCTACAATGTGAACATGCGCACGTCGCTGGCGAGCCTGGAAACGCAGTACCTGCTCGATGAAAACGGTGACCGCGTCTACGACCAGTTCAGTCTGCCCATCGTGCTGCAGCGGCAGAGCTCGGCCATCTTCAACGACATTTTCTTCGGGCGTAATGGCGGACTCTTCTTCGGACTCCCCACCGACTATCAGCAGCAATTCGCCCTTCAGAGTCGTCCCGTCGTGCCCGGCTTCTTCGGACTCGACCGCTATGTCGACCTCACCTCGAGCTATCAGGTCTCCTACACCTGGGCACAGAACCTGCAGCAGCAGGCACAGGGACGCACCGCGGGATACAACGCGACGCTCAACGCGCAGATGAATATCAAACTCAAGACACTGTTCGAGCCGCTGTTTGAGAAGTCCGCCGGTGGAGCGGTAAGCACGCCGGAAAGGAAGCCAACACCGGGACGCCGCAGTTCCGCGAAAAACTGGGACAAGCCCGAGCAGCCGATTCCCCAGGAAGATCAGCAGGCCATTCTGCGGGAGTACAAGGACAAGCCGATGACCGAGCTTATCCAGGTGCTGCAGGAGAAGTACGGACCAAAGGCCGAAGAACTGATCGCGCGCCTCGAACCGATGGTGGAGAAGGAAGCGGAACTTGCCGATCTGCGGAACAAATCCGCCAGCCAGGAAGATCTCGAACGCATCGTGCAGCTGAACGAGGAAGTACAGAACGCCCGCCGCGAAGTCATGAACCTGCTCACCGGCAATCAGAGCGCGGAAATGGCGTCCGAGGGAGTGGAAGAGATAGATAGTTCGCCATCGGATCTTTCGACGATTTTCCGTGAGATTGCGTATTACGGACTCAAGGTGCCCTTCCTCGATTACGACAACATCGGCATCACCTTCAATCAGACAAACCGCAGCCAGGTGGCCGGTGTGCGCGGCGAAAGCGGCTTCTCCACATTCTGGGGAAGCGTCCCCTTCGGCAATCCCCCGAACGCCGACGAGGGTCCCTCGCGTCTCTATCAGCTCGGCTTGATCAGCGACCCGAATCCTTCATCAGGCCGCCTCGCTTTCAAGAGCGCCTTCCCCTTCATCGGGATAGAGAATTACGAGCGTGGACTCCGCGCCCCGAATCCCCAGGGTGTGTACTCCGACAACTATGCCCAGAGCAACACCTTCTCGATCAAAACCAACCGTCCCCTCTGGGAAGGTGCACGCCTCGATCTGAACTGGGACCTGCGCTGGTCGCTCAACAAGAATTATCAGATTCAGGTTGATGACGCGGGACGACAGACCATCGCCAGCTCTGAAGTCACGGGAACGCTCGAGCGCTCGTACATGGCCTTCCCTGACTTCCTCATGTTCAGCCTTTTCAACACGAACATGAATGCGGTCAACGAACGCTACCAGGCACTGCTCAACGATCTTACGGACAAACGCACGGATACCGAAAAACTGGCCGTGGCCTTCGAAGAAGGCTTCGAAGCCCTGCCATGGCTGCGCGAATTGCTGGGCAGTTATTTCCCGCGTCTCAACTACGGCATCCGCTGGGATGGACTCGAGAAATGGAGTCTGCTCGAAAACCTGGCCGACCGTATTTCCCTCGAGCACCGCTACTCCTCGAATTTCTCGCAGGCCTATCGCCACGATCAGGACAACGGTCGCCGGCAGACGGAAACCGAAAAAATCAGCTACGGCTTCCAGCCACTGCTTGGCGTCAACATGTCGTTCAACCAGGTATGGGGCGGTGACCTGAGCGTGCAGACGCGCTGGGACAAGAAAGGCAGCTTCGCACTCAATACGGGATCGAGCAACATCGTGGAAGACAAAACCGATGAATTCTCGCTGACCGCGGAATTCAAGAAAGCGGGCTTTGAAATGCCGATGTTCGGACTGTCGCTGAAAAATGACATTCAGTTCACGCTGTCGTTCACGCTCAGCAAAACCGCATCGCAGGTGTACTCACCGGAGAACCTGACAAATGGACAGCCGCGCGAAGGTATGACACGCACCAGCATCGAACCACGCGTCCGCTACAGCATCAGTCAGCGCGTGCAGGCTTCGATCTTCTATCGCTACCAGCGTACCAGTCCCGATGCCGAGGTCGGCTCCCGCGTGCCGGGCAGCACCACGCATGAAGGCGGACTGGAAATGCGCATCACCATCGCGGGATCCTGA
- the lptG gene encoding LPS export ABC transporter permease LptG, producing the protein MRKLDRYVAWQFIKTVLFAILAFSLIFILVDMIENLDDFIDQNVPTHIILLYYAYFLPRIFSLMVPVAMLLAALFVVGKLSNNNELTIIKCAGVSLYRFMVPLLGIGLVVSLMMLGFDGWLVPHINAARLGLEREYLKKHRELGTRYNMFFQESGNRILTMEYFDEENGTARRVKLQRFDEKDPTILLHRFDGSYMDWKPDSAVWVLHDVIERDFSVDTTLPVQQREHVREYDSLSLGHLVITPDIILRMQQKPEEMGLEDFRDYIDRQKRAGSDIARLMVDYHGKIAFPFASIIVVFFGVPFASVKRRSGLAVQFGISIFLLFIYLVSQKLSQIFGYNGNIPPLLAAWLPNLLFFLAGSIIMARVQK; encoded by the coding sequence ATGCGCAAACTCGACCGCTACGTAGCCTGGCAGTTTATCAAGACCGTGCTTTTCGCCATCCTGGCGTTCAGCCTGATCTTCATTCTCGTCGACATGATCGAGAATCTCGATGATTTCATCGACCAGAACGTGCCCACGCATATCATCCTTCTCTACTACGCATATTTCCTCCCACGGATCTTTTCGCTCATGGTGCCCGTGGCCATGCTGCTGGCGGCGCTGTTCGTCGTCGGCAAGCTGAGCAACAACAACGAGCTGACCATCATCAAATGCGCGGGGGTGAGCCTGTATCGATTCATGGTACCGCTGCTGGGGATCGGACTCGTCGTCAGCCTGATGATGCTGGGCTTCGACGGCTGGCTGGTGCCGCATATCAATGCGGCGCGGCTCGGACTCGAACGCGAATACCTGAAAAAACACCGTGAGCTCGGCACGCGCTACAACATGTTCTTCCAGGAAAGCGGCAACCGCATTCTCACCATGGAGTATTTCGATGAGGAAAACGGCACGGCACGCCGCGTGAAGCTGCAGCGCTTCGATGAAAAAGATCCGACGATACTCCTCCACCGCTTCGACGGGTCATACATGGACTGGAAGCCCGACAGCGCGGTGTGGGTGCTGCATGACGTCATCGAACGCGATTTCAGCGTCGACACCACGCTGCCTGTGCAGCAGCGGGAGCATGTGCGCGAATACGACAGCCTTTCGCTCGGACACCTGGTGATCACGCCCGACATCATTCTGCGCATGCAGCAGAAGCCGGAGGAAATGGGACTCGAGGATTTCCGCGATTATATCGACAGGCAAAAGCGCGCAGGGAGCGATATCGCCCGTCTCATGGTCGATTATCACGGGAAAATCGCTTTTCCTTTCGCGTCCATCATCGTCGTCTTCTTCGGCGTCCCTTTCGCCTCGGTCAAACGGCGCAGCGGACTTGCCGTGCAGTTCGGAATCAGCATTTTCCTTCTATTTATATACCTCGTCAGTCAGAAGCTCAGCCAGATCTTCGGCTACAACGGCAATATTCCACCCCTGCTTGCCGCGTGGCTGCCCAACCTCCTGTTTTTCCTCGCCGGATCCATCATCATGGCGCGTGTGCAGAAATAG